A stretch of the Glycine soja cultivar W05 chromosome 13, ASM419377v2, whole genome shotgun sequence genome encodes the following:
- the LOC114381215 gene encoding WAT1-related protein At4g08290-like isoform X1, which translates to MEVMCGAKVGNMVHKAKPYVLTVGLQFGMAGTYLFTMASLNHGMSRLVFIVYRNAIAALALAPFALIFERKVRPKMTWTVFIQILVLGFLEPVVDQGFTFLGMQYTSASFASAVMNAVPSVTFVLAVIFRLEHIKIRELRSQAKVIGTLVTFAGALLMTLYKGPQFDLFHHSNTTHQQGGSHTQNHSHWVAGTLFICLGCLAWSSFYILQSITVKRYPAELSLSSLICLAGALQSAVVALIADHNPRAWAIGFDYSLYGPLYTGIMSSGIAYYIQGLVMQSRGPVFVTSFNPLCMIIVTALGSFLLGEHLYLGSIIGGIIIAVGLYSVVWGKGKDYKDDTSSPATTKETETMQLPITLPNNK; encoded by the exons ATGGAAGTAATGTGTGGTGCCAAAGTTGGCAATATGGTCCATAAGGCCAAGCCTTATGTGTTAACTGTGGGGTTGCAATTTGGGATGGCTGGGACATACCTCTTCACCATGGCCAGTTTGAACCATGGAATGAGCCGTTTGGTGTTCATTGTGTATCGCAATGCCATTGCTGCATTGGCCCTTGCTCCCTTTGCCTTGATCTTTGAAAG GAAAGTTAGACCAAAGATGACATGGACTGTCTTCATACAGATATTAGTACTTGGATTTCTTGA GccagtggttgaccaaggattCACTTTCTTGGGGATGCAATACACTTCAGCTTCCTTTGCATCCGCTGTTATGAATGCCGTGCCCTCTGTAACCTTTGTGCTTGCAGTAATTTTCAG GTTAGAGCATATAAAAATAAGGGAATTACGCAGTCAAGCGAAAGTAATTGGAACCTTAGTAACCTTTGCTGGGGCTTTGTTAATGACACTATACAAAGGCCCTCAATTCGACCTATTTCATCATTCAAACACAACCCACCAACAAGGTGGAAGCCACACTCAGAATCACTCACACTGGGTCGCAGGAACTCTCTTCATTTGCCTGGGTTGCCTGGCTTGGTCTTCCTTCTACATATTGCAG TCCATAACGGTGAAAAGGTACCCTGCGGAACTATCACTCTCATCGTTGATATGCTTGGCGGGTGCTTTGCAAAGTGCCGTGGTTGCTCTGATTGCAGATCATAACCCTCGAGCATGGGCTATCGGTTTTGACTACAGCCTCTACGGTCCTCTATACACT gGAATAATGAGTTCAGGAATAGCATATTATATACAAGGGTTGGTAATGCAAAGCAGAGGTCCAGTGTTTGTAACATCTTTCAATCCTCTTTGCATGATCATTGTTACAGCTTTGGGCTCCTTCCTTCTAGGAGAACACCTCTACTTGGGAAG CATCATTGGAGGCATCATAATCGCAGTGGGTCTATACTCTGTGGTGTGGGGAAAAGGCAAAGACTATAAAGATGACACGTCATCACCAGCAACAACAAAAGAAACAGAAACAATGCAGCT
- the LOC114381215 gene encoding WAT1-related protein At4g08290-like isoform X2, which produces MEVMCGAKVGNMVHKAKPYVLTVGLQFGMAGTYLFTMASLNHGMSRLVFIVYRNAIAALALAPFALIFERKVRPKMTWTVFIQILVLGFLEPVVDQGFTFLGMQYTSASFASAVMNAVPSVTFVLAVIFRLEHIKIRELRSQAKVIGTLVTFAGALLMTLYKGPQFDLFHHSNTTHQQGGSHTQNHSHWVAGTLFICLGCLAWSSFYILQSITVKRYPAELSLSSLICLAGALQSAVVALIADHNPRAWAIGFDYSLYGPLYTGCIYK; this is translated from the exons ATGGAAGTAATGTGTGGTGCCAAAGTTGGCAATATGGTCCATAAGGCCAAGCCTTATGTGTTAACTGTGGGGTTGCAATTTGGGATGGCTGGGACATACCTCTTCACCATGGCCAGTTTGAACCATGGAATGAGCCGTTTGGTGTTCATTGTGTATCGCAATGCCATTGCTGCATTGGCCCTTGCTCCCTTTGCCTTGATCTTTGAAAG GAAAGTTAGACCAAAGATGACATGGACTGTCTTCATACAGATATTAGTACTTGGATTTCTTGA GccagtggttgaccaaggattCACTTTCTTGGGGATGCAATACACTTCAGCTTCCTTTGCATCCGCTGTTATGAATGCCGTGCCCTCTGTAACCTTTGTGCTTGCAGTAATTTTCAG GTTAGAGCATATAAAAATAAGGGAATTACGCAGTCAAGCGAAAGTAATTGGAACCTTAGTAACCTTTGCTGGGGCTTTGTTAATGACACTATACAAAGGCCCTCAATTCGACCTATTTCATCATTCAAACACAACCCACCAACAAGGTGGAAGCCACACTCAGAATCACTCACACTGGGTCGCAGGAACTCTCTTCATTTGCCTGGGTTGCCTGGCTTGGTCTTCCTTCTACATATTGCAG TCCATAACGGTGAAAAGGTACCCTGCGGAACTATCACTCTCATCGTTGATATGCTTGGCGGGTGCTTTGCAAAGTGCCGTGGTTGCTCTGATTGCAGATCATAACCCTCGAGCATGGGCTATCGGTTTTGACTACAGCCTCTACGGTCCTCTATACACT ggtTGTATCTACAAGTAA